ATTTCCGTAACAATACTTGTTCCATCGCATGGTGCGCACCTTTCTTTAGAATAAGGTGTGCGCGCTCCCTGGTGGGCTGAATATTGGTCCGTAAATTTGGGCCGTTAATCGTATCCCACACATGTGAGGCCATTTTGGTTGCTTCATCATCCTGTAACTTGGCAAAATGATGAAAATAAGAATGAGGATCGGCGAACGCACTGCTACGGAATTGCAGGAAACGATCGACATACCATTCTTTTAGCCATTTCTCTTCGGCATCCACGTAAATTGAAAAATCGACGAAATCCGAGACAAACGGTCTTTTGATGCTGACGGGAGAATCCAATTCTGTCTGCAGTACATTCAGACCTTCCAGTATCAGAATGTTGGGCTGACGAACACTCACGGTTTCTGCCAATCGATCATAAGTGATGTGCGAATAAAGTGGTGCCTGTACTTCAGCTACGCCGGATTTTATTGCAGAGACGAAGTCTACCAGTAACTTCATATCATAACTTTCAGGAAACCCTTTGCGTTGTAACAGCCCCTTACGTTTCAACACCTCCAGTGGATACAAAAAGCCATCGGTGGTGATTAAATCCACCCGCGGATGCTCGGGCCAATGACTGAGGAGTGCCTGTAAAATACGTGCCGTAGTACTTTTACCCACGGCCACACTGCCAGCGATGCTGATAATATAAGTTCTATTAGCTTCCTGTTGTCCGAGAAACTGATTAAGTACCACACCACGCTGCTGCTTAGCTTTTACAATCAGATTTAATAAACGACTCAATGGCAGGTAGATATCGGTGACTTCAGATAGCGACACCTTTTCGTTGATACCGCGTAATTCGGCTAAATCGTTCTCTGTTAACGTCAGTGGAACGGCATTGCGCAATTGTGCCCATGAATCGCGGCTAAAAGGCATGTAAAGTGCCTGCTGAATGGTGGTTGACTGTGGCATCTGTTTTCCTCACTCAAGGACTGGCACAGTACACCAAGCAATATTGTTCAACAATAAAAATATTGTATAGCCGCGGCTTAGCGGTTGATTGTGGTGTTTACCTATGACCAAGTGAAAAAACGCTGAATTGCCACAGCAAGCCTTAGAGCAAAAAAACGGCGTTTGAGTGATTTTTTCTGAATTTTACCAATTTTATGTTGCACTCGGAGCGACATTTACCTAATATCCGCTACCGAAATGAATGCCGGCATAGCTCAGTTGGTAGAGCAACTGACTTGTAATCAGTAGGTCCCGAGTTCGACTCTTGGTGCCGGCACCATTCATCGGAGGGGTTCCCGAGTGGCCAAAGGGATCAGACTGTAAATCTGACGGCTCCGCCTTCGAAGGTTCGAATCCTTCCCCCTCCACCATTTTTTTGAAGGTAATAGATAGCCTAGGTTAGGTGCGCGGGTATCGTATAATGGTAATACTCCAGCCTTCCAAGCTGATAACGCGGGTTCGATTCCCGCTACCCGCTCCAAAATCATGCTGATATGGCTCAGTCGGTAGAGCGCATCCTTGGTAAGGATGAGGTCCCCAGTTCGATTCTGGGTATCAGCACCAGCCTTCCTGGAAAGCAAATCTGTTGCCGTGTAAGATAAATGTTCGACGCTTGTTTGCGCCGAACTTTTTCATTATGTAATAGTTTCACCTCCAAACAATCGTAGATTGAGGCAATACCATGTCTAAAGCTAAATTTGAACGTAGTAAACCCCACGTAAACGTGGGTACCATTGGCCACGTTGACCATGGTAAAACCACTCTGACTGCAGCTATCACAACTGTATTGGCCAAGACCTACGGCGGTGAAGCAAAAGATTTCGCAGCAATTGATAACGCACCAGAAGAGCGTGAACGTGGTATTACCATCAACACCTCACACGTAGAGTACGACACACCAACTCGTCACTACGCACACGTAGACTGCC
This portion of the Shewanella yunxiaonensis genome encodes:
- the coaA gene encoding type I pantothenate kinase, yielding MPQSTTIQQALYMPFSRDSWAQLRNAVPLTLTENDLAELRGINEKVSLSEVTDIYLPLSRLLNLIVKAKQQRGVVLNQFLGQQEANRTYIISIAGSVAVGKSTTARILQALLSHWPEHPRVDLITTDGFLYPLEVLKRKGLLQRKGFPESYDMKLLVDFVSAIKSGVAEVQAPLYSHITYDRLAETVSVRQPNILILEGLNVLQTELDSPVSIKRPFVSDFVDFSIYVDAEEKWLKEWYVDRFLQFRSSAFADPHSYFHHFAKLQDDEATKMASHVWDTINGPNLRTNIQPTRERAHLILKKGAHHAMEQVLLRK